A genomic region of Oncorhynchus mykiss isolate Arlee chromosome 16, USDA_OmykA_1.1, whole genome shotgun sequence contains the following coding sequences:
- the si:ch211-234p6.5 gene encoding pleckstrin homology domain-containing family A member 6 isoform X3, which translates to MEDQDRMSHASSVVTISSFPVRSKDGDDRVQTFGKRCRAAKRDPNCPVVIRGWLNKKDSSGLKLWKRRWFVLSNYCLFYYKDSREESVLGSIPLPSYNILFCTPRECKNRKNTFKVVHQGMRSYFFSADTQEDMLGWVRALSQSACMEADSSINRRCSSYQDFTQIGGSSESVDLPHSPSLSGPRNAAHTNTSQRNPSQVTRGRIGAPHSEPRGRRSVRRSPSPRTPSPTEFSSRRRDRTDEDSLPFHSGPNTPPKPTEFMGTGSLTPRGQLGSRPHTPVGRVDIRPQEDPPMTPQTLCYTPASPKMEFKSAPHTPGTDRWHTINRPTPVYSSLHHTPSGRRAFGKSYSTGGETDLLPPLPPSSRVPHAPHPPHHHHHHHHHHRSHMSVCLLPPPMSSKSELFKEKETPPPVRPLESETDAVLTRLCGCDKLLQSLSLELAHLQVDKDSVQCALEMTRLQLDEWRNQGLRGQEGALTQKALLQEELVTIRARMCDVSLEMDRVWSQYERMESELSVFRSHLQHVCNFGMPQEQSQAQRELWMMDDILSGLRVNRDNFRVLLGFQRHTVPTGVFQKSSSHPGTPGSPTERMPSGLPTGVESEPPARPPLPQELQDTNQGRDQGHVWVNPNYEGIYGGPGDPLDRRGNSQSDLHGDRTQRETSESQSSSRWSTPDTTNKKGRMSEEEQIERMRRHQERVASRRKPPMSGPTSQTQYQSSEPKEEAPFPLRVTRVLTAVLPSSLVARRVSVEDPPPELATPLPEQIPPGRLTEQSKQIPQKAPRRQLFEMPDKNSNWSQAEMREMSQEQPPAKRLARALQELASARQEQNSYGLNATRAQQSHNVTTRSSREEPWKEASNTESAVEALRPQQGQDWAVVGNGGVASNGGGASDPRVRKEDRGHDTTREVLGGCQREEEKVEGHATLLTSAPDPDLTPEQREAKLRRVERIRERVIRSAVRESAVVPGHPLTRMERQELHNTPSTQKTYDKARKSREMPVSGPYEDVCGGWCHSDGRALRSNRTVEPPTPGEKPLYEDEGKGHIKGHEGHIGNKTLHKGHGDRKGIMKCKKEKEPSTSSNKISSMTVYQTDGGLQFKRCEDKEQEEDQKELSSYHVESSSLSTNLKAEWFLSTNQWREFIPLRDHGIESLCQKETLNVDNDPTSHDAGTDSNGDTFSVSESLEKMLENHSLFYKITSDINLSDTDITMTDGQSVSNQGEEIEGTTNDISTADEVTYRVARPTDQQIEGCHHSESSTSHSIATDDSGDITTTNEQPDLTSEDRNAPLYANQTSCVSSKPGHDLCIYEEISDNDALPKATEEPAQESQGKIMQSQEWRRPNPESWNHPESEQDPFMYMCGRAETGQENCGTVDMKVEQEGTGKLKVANSSVSGERNDAVQNRRSPSKTNSLGLYEEERADRSASFGRGRVTVLRTSL; encoded by the exons ATGGAGGACCAGGACAGAATGAGCCATGCCTCAAGTGTGGTCACAATCTCCTCTTTTCCTGTCAGAAGCAAg GACGGCGATGACAGGGTGCAAACGTTTGGGAAGAGATGTCGGGCGGCGAAGAGAGACCCCAACTGCCCCGTGGTGATAAGAGGTTGGCTCAATAAGAAG GACAGCTCTGGGCTGAAACTGTGGAAGAGAAGATGGTTTGTCCTGTCTAACTACTGTTTATTCTACTACAAAG ACAGCAGAGAAGAATCTGTTTTGGGTAGCATCCCACTACCCAGCTACAACATTCTCTTCTGCACACCGCGAGAATGCAAGAACAGAAAAAACACTTTCAAA GTGGTGCACCAGGGAATGCGCTCCTACTTCTTCAGTGCAGACACTCAGGAGGACATGCTGGGCTGGGTCAGAGCACTCAGTCAGTCCGCCTGTATGGAAGCAGACAGCTCCATCAACAG GCGTTGCTCGAGTTATCAGGACTTCACGCAGATAGGTGGCAGCAGTGAGTCTGTGGATCTccctcattccccctctctcagtGGTCCCCGTAATGCTGCGCACACCAACACATCACAGAGGAATCCAAGTCAGGTCACCAGGGGGAGAATAGGGGCACCCCATTCGGAGCCAAGAGGGAGGCGGAGCGTGCGACGAAG CCCATCGCCCAGAACACCCAGTCCAACAGAGTTTAGCAGCAGAAGGAGAGACCGGACAGATGAGGATTCCCTCCCCTTCCATTCTGGTCCTAACACACCACCCAAGCCCACAGAATTCATGGGGACAGGTTCTTTGACCCCCAGAGGTCAATTGGGATCGCGACCCCACACACCAGTCGGGCGAGTTGACATTCGACCCCAGGAGGATCCTCCCATGACGCCACAGACCCTGTGTTACACCCCTGCGTCTCCCAAGATGGAGTTTAAATCCGCCCCCCACACTCCAGGGACTGACAGATGGCACACAATCAACAGG CCCACGCCTGTATAttcctccctccaccatactcCAAGCGGACGAAGAGCTTTCGGAAAG AGCTACTCCACAGGGGGGGAAACAGACTTATTGCCCCCTTTGCCCCCATCTTCAAGAGTTCCCCATGCTCCTcaccccccacaccaccaccatcaccaccaccatcaccatcgcagccatatgtctgtctgtctgctaccgcCACCTATG TCTTCCAAGTCCGAGCTGTTCAAAGAGAAAGAGACGCCGCCGCCCGTCAGGCCTCTTGAGAGTGAAACAGAC GCTGTGCTGACTAGACTGTGTGGGTGTGACAAgcttctccagtctctctctctagagctgGCCCATCTACAAGTTGACAAG gACAGTGTCCAGTGCGCCTTAGAGATGACCAGGCTGCAACTGGACGAGTGGAGGAACCAAGGACTCCGAGGACAGGAAGGAGCACTCACCCAGAAGGCTTTGCTCCAGGAAGAACTGGTCACTATCCGAGCAAGGATGTGCGACGTCTCATTG GAAATGGATAGAGTGTGGAGCCAGTATGAGAGGATGGAGAGCGAGCTGTCTGTGTTCCGATCACACCTGCAGCACGTCTGCAATTTCGGGATGCCACAA GAGCAGTCCCAGGCCCAGAGAGAGCTGTGGATGATGGATGACATCCTCTCTGGACTCAGGGTCAACAGGGATAACTTCCGGGTCCTGCTGGGCTTCCAGAGGCACACAG TTCCCACAGGAGTATTCCAGAAGTCATCCTCCCACCCGGGGACTCCTGGATCTCCAACAGAGAGGATGCCGAGTGGACTGCCAACG GGGGTGGAATCAGAGCCTCCGGCCCGCCCCCCTTTACCCCAGGAGCTCCAAGACACCAATCAGGGAAGAGACCAGGGGCATGTGTGGGTGAATCCGAACTACGAG GGCATTTACGGTGGCCCAGGAGATCCATTGGACAGAAGAGGAAACAGCCAATCTGATCTCCATGGtgacaggacacagagagagacatcag AATCTCAGTCTAGTTCAAGATGGTCCACACCAGACACCACAAATAAA AAGGGAAGGATGAGTGAAGAGGAGCAGATTGAGAGGATGAGGAGACATCAGGAAAGGGTAGCCAGTCGGAGGAAACCGCCTATGTCCGGTCCCACCAGCCAAACCCAGTATCAAAGTTCAGAACCGAAAGAAGAG GCCCCCTTTCCTCTGAGGGTGACTAGAGTCCTCACAGCCGTCTTGCCATCCTCTCTGGTTGCCCGACGCGTTTCTGTCGAGGACCCCCCTCCCGAGTTGGCCACTCCGCTGCCTGAGCAGATTCCTCCAGGAAGATTGACAGAGCAAAGCAAGCAAATACCCCAGAAAGCTCCTAGAAGGCAGTTATTTGAGATGCCTGATAAAAATTCCAATTGGTCCCaggcagagatgagagagatgagccAGGAGCAGCCGCCGGCCAAACGGTTGGCTAGAGCTCTACAGGAGCTAGCTTCAGCGAGGCAAGAGCAGAACTCCTATGGGCTCAATGCAACTAGGGCCCAGCAGAGCCACAATGTCACCACCAGATCCTCCAGAGAGGAACCCTGGAAAGAGGCGTCCAACACAGAGTCTGCTGTGGAGGCCCTGAGGCCCCAGCAGGGTCAAGACTGGGCCGTTGTGGGCAATGGGGGTGTGGCCTCTAATGGAGGCGGGGCATCTGATCCCAGGGTAAGAAAGGAGGATAGGGGTCATGACACTACAAGAGAAGTGTTGGGAGGATgtcagagggaggaagagaag GTTGAGGGACACGCCACTCTCCTAACATCTGCCCCGGACCCTGACCTCACCCCTGAGCAGAGAGAGGCCAAACTGAGACGTGTGGAGAGGATCAGGGAGAGAGTCATCCGGAG TGCAGTCAGAGAGAGTGCCGTGGTGCCCGGACACCCACTGACCAGGATGGAGAGACAGGAGCTCCACAACACCCCTTCTACACAGAAGACCTATGACAAGGCCAGAAAGAGCCGGGAGATGCCAG TTTCTGGGCCTTATGAGGATGTCTGCGGAGGCTGGTGTCATAGTGACGGGAGGGCTCTACGTAGTAACAGGACAGTAGAACCTCCGACCCCTGGAGAGAAACCTCTTTATGAAGATGAGGGGAAGGGGCACATTAAAGGTCATGAGGGTCATATTGGGAACAAAACACTGCACAAAGGTCACGGTGACAGAAAGGGTATCATGAAATGTAAAAAAGAAAAGGAACCATCCACTTCCTCCAATAAGATCTCCTCGATGACTGTATACCAAACTGATGGAGGCCTGCAATTCAAGAGGTGTGAAGACAAAGAACAGGAAGAAGACCAAAAGGAACTCTCATCCTATCACGTTGAAAGCAGTTCTCTGTCCACCAATCTGAAAGCAGAATGGTTCCTCTCAACCAATCAGTGGCGAGAGTTCATACCTTTACGAGACCACGGAATAGAGTCATTGTGCCAAAAGGAAACCTTGAATGtggacaatgatccaacatctCATGATGCAGGAACGGATTCCAATGGTGACACATTTTCTGTAAGTGAAAGTTTAGAGAAAATGTTGGAAAATCATTCACTCTTCTATAAAATCACAAGTGACATCAATCTGTCAGACACGGACATTACAATGACTGATGGACAATCAGTATCCAATCAGGGAGAAGAGATTGAGGGGACAACCAATGACATTTCAACAGCAGATGAAGTGACCTATAGGGTGGCGAGACCAACAGACCAACAAATCGAAGGTTGCCACCATTCAGAATCGTCCACAAGTCATAGTATAGCCACAGACGATAGTGGAGACATCACTACAACCAATGAGCAGCCAGATTTAACATCTGAGGACCGGAACGCACCACTATATGCTAATCAAACATCGTGCGTCTCATCCAAACCAGGACATGACCTATGCATCTATGAAGAGATATCGGACAATGACGCTTTGCCCAAAGCAACAGAGGAACCCGCTCAGGAGAGTCAAGGGAAAATCATGCAAAGTCAGGAATGGAGGAGACCTAATCCCGAATCGTGGAATCATCCTGAATCAGAACAGGACCCCTTTATGTATATGTGTGGAAGGGCAGAAACAGGACAAGAGAATTGTGGAACAGTGGATATGAAGGTAGAACAGGAGGGAACTGGAAAGTTGAAGGTGGCCAATAGCAGTGTAAGTGGAGAGAGAAACGACGCGGTCCAAAATAGACGGAGCCCATCCAAAACCAACTCGCTAGGCCTGTACGAGGAGGAAAGGGCGGATCGAAGTGCCTCCTTTGGAAGAGGCAGAGTAACAGTACTGCGGACAAGTTTATAG